One part of the Methanocalculus alkaliphilus genome encodes these proteins:
- a CDS encoding serine hydrolase domain-containing protein has product MHSSEPVPEDTDKLLTAPPPSVDTSLQRIVSDGVSNAEIPGTVIEIVTPDWRWSHAAGYASISPVIPAETGMHFFIASVTKPFVSVAILQLAEEGKLALDDPIDSYLPVDIVKAIPKSDEITIRQLLDHTSGIADYDEISLILEAYENPGYIVSYEQGMWDSLHAGPLYDPEMGYTYSNVNYILLTLIIDRVSGTTYEEYIKEHILDPLGMKNTSVHRTNRLPQPYMHAIEDLEGDGGLMDFSNLYKQYDRGSGDIVSTTADLNVFHKALVSGMLISPSSRGGMMTISPQSEKSVDMGPLGSGSQGYGLGYIITSLDEPANLTLSGHTGGYPGASTFWYYLAEEDTYLTLHANSAMRAAAVHEEILLPLLLFLTDNGPAGS; this is encoded by the coding sequence CCAGAAGATACTGACAAACTCCTGACAGCTCCGCCTCCTTCGGTAGATACCAGCCTCCAGAGGATCGTCTCAGATGGTGTCTCCAATGCTGAGATCCCCGGAACAGTCATCGAGATCGTAACGCCGGACTGGAGATGGAGCCATGCGGCAGGATATGCCTCAATCTCCCCTGTGATACCGGCTGAAACCGGGATGCATTTCTTCATTGCAAGCGTGACAAAACCATTTGTCAGTGTTGCAATCCTTCAGCTCGCCGAAGAGGGGAAGCTTGCCCTCGATGATCCGATAGACTCCTATCTTCCGGTTGATATAGTGAAGGCGATCCCAAAGAGCGATGAGATAACAATTCGCCAGCTTCTTGATCATACAAGCGGTATAGCGGATTATGATGAGATATCGCTGATTCTGGAAGCGTACGAGAACCCCGGATACATCGTCTCCTACGAGCAGGGTATGTGGGATAGCCTCCATGCAGGTCCACTCTATGATCCGGAGATGGGGTATACCTATTCAAATGTCAATTATATCCTCCTGACACTGATCATCGACAGGGTATCAGGCACGACATATGAGGAATATATAAAGGAACATATTCTAGACCCTTTAGGCATGAAGAACACATCAGTCCACCGGACCAACCGACTGCCACAGCCATATATGCATGCCATCGAGGATCTCGAGGGGGATGGGGGCCTCATGGATTTCAGCAATCTCTATAAGCAGTACGATCGAGGTTCCGGGGATATCGTGAGCACAACAGCCGATCTCAATGTATTCCATAAAGCACTTGTGTCAGGCATGCTGATCAGCCCCTCATCCCGTGGCGGGATGATGACGATCTCACCACAGTCAGAGAAGAGTGTTGATATGGGCCCTCTGGGGTCTGGAAGCCAGGGGTACGGACTTGGATATATCATTACATCTCTGGATGAGCCGGCGAACCTGACTCTCTCTGGCCATACCGGGGGGTATCCCGGTGCATCAACATTCTGGTACTACCTTGCAGAGGAGGACACCTATCTGACACTCCATGCCAATTCTGCGATGCGGGCAGCAGCAGTCCATGAGGAGATCCTTCTCCCTCTCCTCCTGTTTCTGACAGATAATGGACCTGCGGGCTCCTGA